A region of the Synergistaceae bacterium genome:
TCAAAGAATACCCCTTGGTAGAGCTTGGGGCTACGAACTGGAAGGGTATTTACCCTGTAGAGGGCACCAACCTGATCCCGATTTTCTTTATTACCGTGGCCTGCGGTATCGTATCCGGGTTTCACTCCACTCAGACCGCGATTATTTCCCGTTCCATGACCAGTGAACGCCAGGGACGCATGACGTTCTACAACATGATGGTCCTCGAGGGCTTTATAGCTATGATCTGGGCCGCCGCTTCCATGGGCGCCATCCAAAAAGGTTTGATCACCGCCAATGGCCAGCCTCTGACCGCTCTGAGTGTGCACGGCAACGCGGTACAGGTCATCGCGTTGGTCTGCCGAGATATTTTGGGTTCGGCGGGTGGCCTATTGGCGATTCTGGGCGTTATCGTGCTGCCGATCACCTCTGGTGACACCGCTCTGCGTTCTCTGCGCCTGATGGCCGGAGAGTTCCTGCACATTGATCAGAAACCCGCGAAGAACCGCGTGATCATTTCGACGATCATCTTTGCGCTGGTGGCCGGTATTCTCTACTGGGCAAAATCGTCCCCCGGTGGCTTCGCTACCCTGTGGAGGTATTTCGCCTGGAGCAACCAGACTCTGGCGGTGTTCGCCTTCGCTATCATCACCATCTACCTTATAGCCAAAGGGCACGATCGGGCGCCTTACATGTCGCTTCTCCCCGGCGCGTGGTACGTGTTCATCACGACTTCTTATATCTGCAACGCTCAGATTGGATTTCGGTTGTCCTATCCGCTATCCAATGTGATCGGGGTAGCGCTCGCTGTAATTTACTCGATAGTGGTTTGGAAAAAAGGCATAAGTTTACGAGAGGCCAAAGTATCACTGGAGTCAAATCCTATTTTCTAAACGCTCAAAAATAATTACAAGCATTTACGATAAAGCGATGAGAAAGCCAACAGCTGAAGCCGTTGGCTTTCTCATCGCTTTATCGTAAAGTTCGCCGTAACTTACCGTCGTGCGTTCCATCACGCAATGTCCTCTTTTGCCCAAAAATAAAAAAGATATAAAAAAGATATAAAAAAGATAAAAATATCCGGTTCACAATGCGCGCGCTTTTGCCGCTTGCCTACCTTAACAGAATTCAGAGTGTCTTTTCAAGATTCCTCGTCCGTTTGAGCTATAATTTTCTCTATCGTCAAACGTCTTGGCTACAATATGATTTACGGAGCGGCTTCAGAATATGCCTAGTAGAGGTTGCGTGAAAATTGGGGAGGTTTGAAATTGAAGAGCTTGACATATCGCGCGTTTTTCCTTTTCCTTGTGTCGCTCGAAGTTATTTTTGTTGTTTCTGACGCACTGGCGTCTCCTGAATTTCTTGAGCTTTGCGCCAGCGCCAGTCCCGCGGAGGTGGCGGAGGCCATTGTGGGTGGGGTCGATGTCAATGAGCCCGACGAGAACGGCCTGACACCCTTAATGTTGGTCGTTAGCTTGAACCGCCCTGAGATCGTGGATGTCCTGGTTCAGTTGTCTGTTGACGTGAACGCTCAGGATGCGGACGGTTGGACGGCTTTGATGTGGGCCACCATCAGGTCCAACGTGACGGTCGTTGAAAAGCTGATTGCCGCCTCCGCCGACTTGGATATTCAATCTTCCCGGTATATGACGGCGCTCTTGTCCTCGGTGCTGGAAAACCGAACGGAAGTCTCGCGGCTCCTGATTGGGGCCGGCGCTTATGTGGACGCCCGCAACGAGGAGGGGGTAACGTCTTTGATGTTGGCCGTCAGCAAGGGTAACTTGGAGACGATTGACGCACTTCTCAGAGCCGGCGCGTCGGTCAACGCGGAGGATGGAGGTGGCTGGACGGCGCTTTTATGGTCCACGATCAGCGGAGATGTTCGAGTCGCGAAAACGCTGATCGCAGCCTCGGCCGACGTGAGGGTTCCTGACCGGGAAGGGATTACGCCTGTAATGTCTGCTGCGTACAGGGGATACGCTAACTTGCTTTCTCTTTTGATCCAAGCCGGTGGAGATGTCGACGCCGCGACTGTGGACGAGGTCACGGCGTTGTCTCTGGCCTGCGAGTCCGAAAACGAGGAAATTGTGAACATCTTGATCGCTGCAGGAGCTGAGTGTCAAGTGCGAGACAGGGACGGCCTTACGCCTCTGATGGCAGCCGCCCGCAAAGGCAATGTCAGGATCCTGTCTCTCTTGATCAAGGCGGGCGCGACCCTAAACGCGGAGGATAACGATGGCTGGACGGCGTTGCGATACGCCACGGAGTTTCAAAACGAAGAAGCGGCGGAACTCCTGGCTCGAAGCGGGGCAAAATAGTCAACAAAATACAGAAAATAAGAGGGTCACCGTATAGTATAGATATAAGTTTCTATTCATATTTATTTATATATTAATTTGTATCAGATTCCTTCTTATTGACATTACAATAGTAGCCTGTCATGCTCCTTTCGCACCTTGAAAACTGAATATAAGAGGTTGTTCGGAGAAGTTCCGAACGTAAAATATTCAACGAAAACATCGATATTGAAACCGAAAATCAAGCTTATATCAATAATCAATTTTTTAAAAAGTGTTTATCCGTTGGATAAACTTTGCAAGATTTAGCTTTTCCTTAGATCATATGGTCTTCGGAATACTACGCGAAAGATATCTGCTAGCTATAAGTAGATATTAGTACGATCAAAGAATCAGTGTTATGTAAATAATGATCATAATCCTCAGTGATTTTTAACCTATACCTGAAAACTTAATAAAGCGTTTGAAAAGAAAATAATAAATAAACATCTAAGCAATGCGAAAACACATTGCTTTGGTTAAAATTTATAACATAATCCTGAAATATAAATGTATCTATAATGTAGGTTAATCATTCTTGATTTTAATAAATGCTGGCATAGAAAAAGACGCGGCAAATCACATAATGTCTGAATAAGCTATTACAAAGCGCCATAATATGTTATGGTGAAATGATATACGGTGTATCAAGCAGCGTAGGTAGCAGGGTTGCGCGTTTCGACAATGTTGATTTGGCGTCAGGTAATGAAGTCTGAGACAGGTGTTTTATTGTCTGAAAACGAAAAGCAAGAGCCTTTTTGGATAGCATAAAAAGGCTCTTGCAAAAGGGTGGTCTGACATACTCCCACGACTAAAGTTGTGGGATTCTAAGATCGACAAAGACAGCCGACTAAAACAGGTCTTACGTCTTCTCCTTTAAGAGTGGATGCCCCCACTCTGAGAATATTTACAGCTGCATTAATCGCATTAATATTCTGGTCGTGTTCCGCCCCACATCTCACGTTGATAAGCCATAAAAGGAGTTTTACATGAAAGTAGACATAGGGCAAGAAACCAAATACAAAACAAATAGGATACAGGACATTACGCGGTCTTGGTCGAAGGGAAGATCAAGGGGAAGAGGAAAGCCTCGCTCACTTTCCACGCTGTTTTTTTGCCCTCCAAAATCTCCAGGATCCGCAAAGCAAAAAACATGACGGTGGCTGGACCTTGAGAGGTTGTGATGTGCCCGTCCGTCTCCACTATACCTTGTCCGATGGTCGCATCGGTCAGCCAGGATTCCATGCCGGGATAGCAAACGGCCCGTCGACCCCGCAATATCCCCGCCTTGCCGAACACCGCGGGCGCCACGCAAATGGCGGCTAGATTTTTCCCTTCCCTGTCATAGTTCCGCACCCAGTCCAAAAGCCCTTCGTGTTCCGTGTAATCGGTGGTTCCGCCGGGAATCACCAGCATATCGAAAGCGTTACCCCGCGCCTCCTCGAAGAGCTTATCTGCCTGGACGATAATATCGTGTTTACCTCTCACCGCCTCTCGTCCGGTGAGAGACACCGTGGTCACCTCCACCAAACCGCGTCGCAAAATATCCACCGTGGTCAACGCTTCCGTCTCCTCAAAGCCATCGATCAAAAACAACGCCGCCTTAGACATGTCTTCATCTCCTTTTCTTCATCACGCATCGCTGCTTCTTCATCACGCATCGCTGCTATTGCTATCTCCCAAGATCCGCGACACCAGTTTTACCGCCCCTACCGCGTCGGGAGAGTAACCATCCGCGCCGATACGGCGGCTGTAGTCGTCACTCACCGACGCCCCCCCCACGATTACACGCATTTCAGGGAACTTGTCCTTGAGCGCTAATACGTCCTCTTCCATGCGGAACATGGTGCTGGTCATCAAGGCCGAGAGCCCGACAACTTGGGCGTTATGCTCCTGGGCGGCTCTCTCGATCTCCATGCAGGGAACGTTTTTGCCCAAATCTACCACCTTGTAACCATGGCTGCGCAGCATGGTGGCCACCACGTTCTTACCTAGGTCATGCAAGTCGCCCTCTACCGTGGCTAGAACCACGGTACCTTTCTCCATGCTCTCGCCCGACGCGGCGATACGTGCCAGTTCCGCGTCGCACACCTTCTGGGCTGCGCCTGCCGAGGACAGAAGCTGAGGTAGGAAATAACGTCCCGAATCGTAGAGCCTTCCCACTTCCGTTAGAGCCGGAACCACTCCCTCATTGATGATCGTCGTGGGGTGCATGCCCGCCTCGTCCATAGCCCTGCCCAGTTCGCCCGCTTTGTCCGGGTCCCCCTGGATGATAGCGCGCCTCAAGGTCACCCATCCGTCTCCATCGAATCCATCGGATTCGAGATCCTCTTTTTCTTGTGCTTCTTTTTGTGCTTCTTTTTGCGCTCCTTTTTGCTTTTCTTTTTTCCCTTCTATTTTTCTCTCTACTTTGCTCTCCACAGGTGTGGCTCGCGTAAACGCTCCTGCCAGGGAAAGGAATTTTTTCGCGTCCTTGTCGTGCCCACGGAGGAGATCTCCCGCGGCGACGGTCTCCATGATTCCGCGGTCCAAAGGATCGACGATGACCACGTCGAGCCCCGCCCCCATCGCCATCGCCAGCCACGTTCTATTGATGACGCTTCGCGCGGGCATTCCGTGAGAGATGTTGCTGAGTCCCAGCATGGTGCAGCAACCCAGCTCCTGGATGCGGCGAAGGGTCTCCAGGCCCGCGCGGGGAGCCTGATTATCCGCGCCGACCGCCATACAAAGCCCGTCCACCACCAACAGCGAACGGGGATAGCCCATGCGGTCTGCTGTCTCTATGATTCGCTGGACCAGGAGCATACGTCCCTCCACAGTCTCAGGGATACCTTTTTCGTCCAGAGGAAGCGCCACCAGAAGCGCCCCGTAACGCTGAGCCAGACGGATGCCTCTTTCCACCTCTGACCCTTTCGCTGTGACGGAGTTGAGTAACGGGATCCCCGTGCAGGCTCGCAGCCCAGTCTCCATCACGTCGTCACGGTCGCTATCGATGGACAGCGGAAGGTCGGAGGAACTTTCGACGGCGGCCACGGCCTTTTTCATGGCCTCGTTTTGGTCGATTTGCGGAAGTCCGATGTTCACGTCCAAAAGTTGCGCTCCCGCCTCCTGTTGAGCCCGAGCCAGATCTCGCACAGGTCCCCAGGCAGCGGAGGCAACGTGAGGCTTGAGCGCGGAACGCGAGGCGTTGATTCGCTCTCC
Encoded here:
- a CDS encoding ankyrin repeat domain-containing protein, which gives rise to MKSLTYRAFFLFLVSLEVIFVVSDALASPEFLELCASASPAEVAEAIVGGVDVNEPDENGLTPLMLVVSLNRPEIVDVLVQLSVDVNAQDADGWTALMWATIRSNVTVVEKLIAASADLDIQSSRYMTALLSSVLENRTEVSRLLIGAGAYVDARNEEGVTSLMLAVSKGNLETIDALLRAGASVNAEDGGGWTALLWSTISGDVRVAKTLIAASADVRVPDREGITPVMSAAYRGYANLLSLLIQAGGDVDAATVDEVTALSLACESENEEIVNILIAAGAECQVRDRDGLTPLMAAARKGNVRILSLLIKAGATLNAEDNDGWTALRYATEFQNEEAAELLARSGAK
- a CDS encoding DJ-1/PfpI family protein codes for the protein MSKAALFLIDGFEETEALTTVDILRRGLVEVTTVSLTGREAVRGKHDIIVQADKLFEEARGNAFDMLVIPGGTTDYTEHEGLLDWVRNYDREGKNLAAICVAPAVFGKAGILRGRRAVCYPGMESWLTDATIGQGIVETDGHITTSQGPATVMFFALRILEILEGKKTAWKVSEAFLFPLIFPSTKTA
- a CDS encoding carbon starvation protein A; translated protein: MTTFLIGLVILFVGSAIYGQICVNVMKPDDRKTPAFTKTDGVDYVPMQTWKNSLINLLNIAGTGPILGPIQGILFGPVAFILIPIGNILGGAMHDYFSGMLSLRNGGMQMPALVEKYTNKAVYNVYNVFVSFLMLLVGAVFIYVPGDIAATQVLGFSGAANAPSTWVVYGVIFMYYLAATLFPIDKVIGRIYPIFGAVLLFSAIGVFGGLFLKEYPLVELGATNWKGIYPVEGTNLIPIFFITVACGIVSGFHSTQTAIISRSMTSERQGRMTFYNMMVLEGFIAMIWAAASMGAIQKGLITANGQPLTALSVHGNAVQVIALVCRDILGSAGGLLAILGVIVLPITSGDTALRSLRLMAGEFLHIDQKPAKNRVIISTIIFALVAGILYWAKSSPGGFATLWRYFAWSNQTLAVFAFAIITIYLIAKGHDRAPYMSLLPGAWYVFITTSYICNAQIGFRLSYPLSNVIGVALAVIYSIVVWKKGISLREAKVSLESNPIF
- a CDS encoding homocysteine S-methyltransferase family protein: MLFLDGGMGTLLAERGWAPPMLPEEMNMERPEVVRAIHKAYIDAGADIVETNSFGGSALKLAHRGLGERAVEVNAAAARLARDAAGDNLVAGCAGPLGELLEPFGSLSFEAAAAAFRPQFQGLIEGGADFILIETVLDLREAKAAVVALKELDDSFPFVVSFTFEQQGRTVTGTPPEVAAHWARLVGALAVGANCGMGPGAYVDVVATLHQHSELPVFVYANAGLPDDPEQWGPEEYAEAGERLLKAGASVIGGCCRTTPDHIAALNRRLGEAKALSRPRPQIDFLPFASRSRLVTGGRGHALTLVGERINASRSALKPHVASAAWGPVRDLARAQQEAGAQLLDVNIGLPQIDQNEAMKKAVAAVESSSDLPLSIDSDRDDVMETGLRACTGIPLLNSVTAKGSEVERGIRLAQRYGALLVALPLDEKGIPETVEGRMLLVQRIIETADRMGYPRSLLVVDGLCMAVGADNQAPRAGLETLRRIQELGCCTMLGLSNISHGMPARSVINRTWLAMAMGAGLDVVIVDPLDRGIMETVAAGDLLRGHDKDAKKFLSLAGAFTRATPVESKVERKIEGKKEKQKGAQKEAQKEAQEKEDLESDGFDGDGWVTLRRAIIQGDPDKAGELGRAMDEAGMHPTTIINEGVVPALTEVGRLYDSGRYFLPQLLSSAGAAQKVCDAELARIAASGESMEKGTVVLATVEGDLHDLGKNVVATMLRSHGYKVVDLGKNVPCMEIERAAQEHNAQVVGLSALMTSTMFRMEEDVLALKDKFPEMRVIVGGASVSDDYSRRIGADGYSPDAVGAVKLVSRILGDSNSSDA